From the genome of Phyllostomus discolor isolate MPI-MPIP mPhyDis1 chromosome 12, mPhyDis1.pri.v3, whole genome shotgun sequence, one region includes:
- the CHTF8 gene encoding chromosome transmission fidelity protein 8 homolog: MVQIIVSSAGAGGLAEWVLMELQGEIEARYSTGLAGNLLGDLHYTTEGIPVLIVGHHILYGKIIHLEKPFAVLVKHTSGEQDCDERACKTGTRYLVTALIKNKILFKTRPKPIITNVPKKV; encoded by the exons ATGGTACAAATTATTGTTTCCAG TgctggggctggaggcctggCAGAATGGGTGCTGATGGAGCTACAGGGGGAGATCGAGGCTCGCTACAGCACTGGATTAGCTGGAAACCTCCTGGGAGACCTACATTACACCACTGAG GGAATCCCTGTGCTGATCGTGGGGCATCATATCCTGTATGGGAAAATCATCCACCTGGAAAAACCTTTTGCAGTCCTTGTCAAACACACTTCTGGGGAGCAGGACTGTGATGAGCGTGCCTGCAAGACTGGTACCCGGTACCTGGTGACAGCACTCATCAAAAACAAGATTCTTTTCAAAACTCGCCCGAAGCCCATTATCACCAACGTTCCCAAGAAAGTATGA
- the HAS3 gene encoding hyaluronan synthase 3 isoform X1: protein MLPLPVTGDAASCLTPAFPAFSHQMPVQLTTALRVVGTSLFALIVLGGILAAYVTGYQFIHTEKHYLSFGLYGAILGLHLLIQSLFAFLEHRHMRRAGRTLKMPSPPQRAVALCIAAYQEDPDYLRKCLRSVQRIAFPNLKVVMVVDGNRQEDAYMLDIFHEVLGGTEQAGFFVWRSNFHEAGEGETEASLQEGMDRVRDVVRASTFSCIMQKWGGKREVMYTAFKALGNSVDYIQVCDSDTVLDPACTIEMLRVLEEDPQVGGVGGDVQILNKYDSWISFLSSVRYWMAFNVERACQSYFGCVQCISGPLGMYRNSLLQQFLEDWYHQKFLGSKCSFGDDRHLTNRVLSLGYRTKYTARSKCLTETPTKYLRWLNQQTRWSKSYFREWLYNSLWFHKHHLWMTYESVVTGFFPFFLIATVIQLFYRGRIWNILLFLLTVQLVGIIKATYACFLRGNAEMIFMSLYSLLYMSSLLPAKIFAIATINKSGWGTSGRKTIVVNFIGLIPVSIWVAVLLGGLAYTAYCQDLFSETELAFLVSGAILYGCYWVALLMLYLAIIARRCGKKPEQYSLAFAEV, encoded by the exons ATGCTTCCACTCCCAGTGACTGGAGATGCTGCCTCCTGCCTGACCCCCGCATTTCCCGCCTTCTCCCACCAGATGCCGGTGCAGCTGACGACAGCCCTGCGTGTGGTGGGCACCAGCCTGTTTGCCCTGATAGTGCTGGGTGGCATCCTGGCAGCTTACGTGACAGGCTACCAGTTCATTCACACAGAAAAGCACTATCTGTCCTTCGGCCTGTACGGCGCCATCCTGGGCCTGCACCTGCTCATCCAGAGcctgtttgccttcctggagcaCCGGCACATGAGGCGGGCGGGCCGGACGCTGAAGatgccctccccaccacagcgCGCAGTGGCACTCTGCATCGCCGCGTACCAGGAGGACCCTGACTACTTGCGCAAGTGTCTGCGCTCAGTCCAGCGCATTGCCTTCCCCAACCTCAAGGTAGTCATGGTGGTGGACGGCAATCGCCAGGAGGATGCCTACATGCTGGACATCTTCCATGAGGTGCTAGGCGGCACTGAGCAAGCCGGCTTCTTTGTGTGGCGCAGCAACTTCCACGAGGCGGGAGAGGGAGAGACGGAGGCCAGCCTGCAGGAGGGCATGGACCGTGTTCGGGATGTCGTGCGGGCCAGCACCTTCTCATGCATCATGCAGAAGTGGGGAGGCAAGCGAGAGGTCATGTACACGGCCTTCAAGGCCCTTGGCAATTCGGTGGACTACATTCAG GTGTGTGACTCTGACACCGTACTGGATCCAGCCTGCACCATTGAGATGCTTCGTGTCCTAGAGGAGGACCCCCAAGTAGGGGGAGTCGGGGGAGATGTCCAA ATCCTCAACAAGTACGATTCATGGATCTCCTTCCTGAGCAGCGTGCGGTACTGGATGGCCTTCAACGTGGAGCGGGCCTGCCAGTCCTACTTTGGCTGTGTGCAGTGTATCAGTGGGCCATTGGGCATGTACCGCAACAGCCTCCTCCAGCAGTTCCTGGAAGATTGGTACCATCAGAAGTTCCTAGGCAGCAAGTGCAGCTTTGGGGATGACCGGCACCTTACCAACCGCGTCCTGAGCCTTGGCTACAGGACTAAATATACAGCGCGCTCCAAGTGCCTCACGGAAACCCCCACAAAGTACCTCCGGTGGCTCAACCAGCAGACTCGCTGGAGCAAGTCTTACTTCCGGGAGTGGCTCTACAACTCTCTGTGGTTCCACAAGCACCACCTCTGGATGACCTACGAATCCGTGGTCACgggtttcttccccttcttcctcattGCCACGGTCATACAGCTTTTCTACCGTGGCCGCATCTGGAACATTCTCCTCTTCCTGCTGACAGTGCAGCTGGTGGGCATCATCAAGGCTACCTATGCCTGCTTCCTCCGGGGCAACGCAGAGATGATCTTCATGTCCCTCTACTCCCTTCTCTATATGTCCAGTCTCCTGCCAGCCAAGATCTTTGCCATTGCTACCATCAATAAGTCTGGCTGGGGCACCTCCGGCCGAAAAACCATTGTGGTGAACTTCATTGGCCTCATCCCCGTGTCCATCTGGGTGGCGGTCCTTCTGGGAGGACTGGCATATACAGCTTACTGCCAGGATCTGTTCAGTGAGACGGAGCTGGCCTTCCTCGTCTCTGGGGCCATCCTGTACGGCTGCTACTGGGTGGCCCTCCTCATGTTGTATCTGGCCATCATCGCTCGGCGATGTGGGAAGAAGCCAGAGCAGTATAGCTTAGCTTTTGCTGAGGTGTGA
- the HAS3 gene encoding hyaluronan synthase 3 isoform X2, with the protein MPVQLTTALRVVGTSLFALIVLGGILAAYVTGYQFIHTEKHYLSFGLYGAILGLHLLIQSLFAFLEHRHMRRAGRTLKMPSPPQRAVALCIAAYQEDPDYLRKCLRSVQRIAFPNLKVVMVVDGNRQEDAYMLDIFHEVLGGTEQAGFFVWRSNFHEAGEGETEASLQEGMDRVRDVVRASTFSCIMQKWGGKREVMYTAFKALGNSVDYIQVCDSDTVLDPACTIEMLRVLEEDPQVGGVGGDVQILNKYDSWISFLSSVRYWMAFNVERACQSYFGCVQCISGPLGMYRNSLLQQFLEDWYHQKFLGSKCSFGDDRHLTNRVLSLGYRTKYTARSKCLTETPTKYLRWLNQQTRWSKSYFREWLYNSLWFHKHHLWMTYESVVTGFFPFFLIATVIQLFYRGRIWNILLFLLTVQLVGIIKATYACFLRGNAEMIFMSLYSLLYMSSLLPAKIFAIATINKSGWGTSGRKTIVVNFIGLIPVSIWVAVLLGGLAYTAYCQDLFSETELAFLVSGAILYGCYWVALLMLYLAIIARRCGKKPEQYSLAFAEV; encoded by the exons ATGCCGGTGCAGCTGACGACAGCCCTGCGTGTGGTGGGCACCAGCCTGTTTGCCCTGATAGTGCTGGGTGGCATCCTGGCAGCTTACGTGACAGGCTACCAGTTCATTCACACAGAAAAGCACTATCTGTCCTTCGGCCTGTACGGCGCCATCCTGGGCCTGCACCTGCTCATCCAGAGcctgtttgccttcctggagcaCCGGCACATGAGGCGGGCGGGCCGGACGCTGAAGatgccctccccaccacagcgCGCAGTGGCACTCTGCATCGCCGCGTACCAGGAGGACCCTGACTACTTGCGCAAGTGTCTGCGCTCAGTCCAGCGCATTGCCTTCCCCAACCTCAAGGTAGTCATGGTGGTGGACGGCAATCGCCAGGAGGATGCCTACATGCTGGACATCTTCCATGAGGTGCTAGGCGGCACTGAGCAAGCCGGCTTCTTTGTGTGGCGCAGCAACTTCCACGAGGCGGGAGAGGGAGAGACGGAGGCCAGCCTGCAGGAGGGCATGGACCGTGTTCGGGATGTCGTGCGGGCCAGCACCTTCTCATGCATCATGCAGAAGTGGGGAGGCAAGCGAGAGGTCATGTACACGGCCTTCAAGGCCCTTGGCAATTCGGTGGACTACATTCAG GTGTGTGACTCTGACACCGTACTGGATCCAGCCTGCACCATTGAGATGCTTCGTGTCCTAGAGGAGGACCCCCAAGTAGGGGGAGTCGGGGGAGATGTCCAA ATCCTCAACAAGTACGATTCATGGATCTCCTTCCTGAGCAGCGTGCGGTACTGGATGGCCTTCAACGTGGAGCGGGCCTGCCAGTCCTACTTTGGCTGTGTGCAGTGTATCAGTGGGCCATTGGGCATGTACCGCAACAGCCTCCTCCAGCAGTTCCTGGAAGATTGGTACCATCAGAAGTTCCTAGGCAGCAAGTGCAGCTTTGGGGATGACCGGCACCTTACCAACCGCGTCCTGAGCCTTGGCTACAGGACTAAATATACAGCGCGCTCCAAGTGCCTCACGGAAACCCCCACAAAGTACCTCCGGTGGCTCAACCAGCAGACTCGCTGGAGCAAGTCTTACTTCCGGGAGTGGCTCTACAACTCTCTGTGGTTCCACAAGCACCACCTCTGGATGACCTACGAATCCGTGGTCACgggtttcttccccttcttcctcattGCCACGGTCATACAGCTTTTCTACCGTGGCCGCATCTGGAACATTCTCCTCTTCCTGCTGACAGTGCAGCTGGTGGGCATCATCAAGGCTACCTATGCCTGCTTCCTCCGGGGCAACGCAGAGATGATCTTCATGTCCCTCTACTCCCTTCTCTATATGTCCAGTCTCCTGCCAGCCAAGATCTTTGCCATTGCTACCATCAATAAGTCTGGCTGGGGCACCTCCGGCCGAAAAACCATTGTGGTGAACTTCATTGGCCTCATCCCCGTGTCCATCTGGGTGGCGGTCCTTCTGGGAGGACTGGCATATACAGCTTACTGCCAGGATCTGTTCAGTGAGACGGAGCTGGCCTTCCTCGTCTCTGGGGCCATCCTGTACGGCTGCTACTGGGTGGCCCTCCTCATGTTGTATCTGGCCATCATCGCTCGGCGATGTGGGAAGAAGCCAGAGCAGTATAGCTTAGCTTTTGCTGAGGTGTGA
- the DERPC gene encoding decreased expression in renal and prostate cancer protein, producing MKEPRIFPRERPAPWTRAPLPPRGRLDSSLGPQGGPVLNTGHPLGMISDSLLMTPGSLGGNLAPFPRNSSPFSASSGSLASNAAPFPAGARDPGMASFPRGMNPTSTSAVSFPRPGGLLGPGPGPAVNPRAGALPGPGPLSNPRLGGLPGPGPMPNSRAGGLLGTGPSSRSGGPMGPGSAPNLRTGVLLTSGNGPPNNRPVGLGPGPSPSLRSGFIGSNPAPRSGMFPGPSLGPNPRASDLGPGLGPNPRANDLCPGLGLNPRAGDLGPGLGPNPRAGGLGPGPNLDTRAGGLLGTGSGLNLRMAGPQGLDLAPILRAAGLLGANSSSFSQASGNMGTSPPSMARIPGPMGPNSGPGSRGIGLPGPNPSPMSRAPGPMGPNSAHFSRSAGPMGVNANPFPRGTGSGALNPAAFSQSSGTLASNPATFQRSAGLQGSNPAIFPRASGPLGPNPANFPRATGLQGPSPTTFPRSTGPLGPGQVTFPRSAPGPLGSSPAGPVGINPAPFARPTGNLGLNPTSFPRMNGPVAKTLVPFPRVGSLPGTNPAAFSRPGGPMATMYPNGMLPP from the exons ATGAAAGAACCCCGGATTTTCCCTAGAGAGCGGCCAGCTCCTTGGACTCGTGCTCCACTGCCACCTCGAGGACGGCTCGACAGTTCCCTGGGACCGCAGGGGGGTCCTGTTCTAAACACAGGCCACCCACTGGGCATGATCTCGGATTCCCTCCTTATGACGCCTGGTTCTCTTGGTGGAAATCTGGCCCCATTTCCAAGGAATTCTTCTCCTTTTTCAGCTTCATCAGGTTCATTGGCTTCAAATGCGGCACCTTTCCCTGCTGGTGCTCGTGACCCAGGCATGGCTTCTTTTCCAAGGGGAATGAATCCCACTAGCACAAGTGCAGTTTCTTTCCCAAGGCCAGGTGGTCTCCTTGGCCCAGGTCCGGGCCCAGCTGTAAACCCTAGAGCAGGGGCTCTtccaggcccagggcctctgTCTAACCCAAGGTTAGGGGGTCTCCCTGGGCCAGGTCCTATGCCCAACTCAAGGGCAGGTGGTCTCCTGGGAACAGGTCCTAGCTCCAGAAGTGGTGGCCCCATGGGCCCTGGATCTGCACCCAACCTGAGAACGGGTGTCCTTTTGACTTCTGGAAATGGTCCTCCCAATAATAGGCCCGTTGGCCTGGGCCCTGGACCAAGTCCCAGTCTGAGATCGGGCTTCATAGGTTCAAACCCTGCCCCAAGGTCTGGTATGTTTCCAGGCCCCAGCCTTGGGCCCAACCCAAGAGCAAGTGACCTGGGCCCAGGCCTTGGGCCCAACCCAAGAGCAAATGACCTGTGCCCAGGCCTTGGGCTCAACCCAAGGGCAGGTGACCTGGGCCCAGGCCTTGGGCCCAACCCAAGGGCAG gtggcctgggcccaggccctaATCTGGATACCAGAGCAGGTGGCCTCTTGGGCACAGGATCTGGTCTTAACTTAAGAATGGCTGGCCCTCAAGGCCTAGATCTTGCCCCCATTCTAAGAGCAGCAGGTCTTTTAGGAGCAAATTCATCATCCTTTTCACAGGCTTCTGGAAACATGGGCACAAGCCCACCTTCCATGGCAAGAATACCTGGCCCCATGGGCCCAAACTCGGGTCCTGGCTCTCGGGGAATTGGCCTTCCAGGGCCAAATCCATCTCCCATGTCTAGGGCTCCTGGCCCCATGGGCCCTAATTCAGCTCATTTTTCGAGGTCAGCTGGCCCCATGGGAGTAAATGCTAATCCCTTTCCAagggggacaggttcaggggcaCTGAACCCAGCTGCCTTCTCTCAGTCTTCTGGCACATTGGCTTCAAACCCAGCTACCTTCCAGAGGTCTGCTGGCCTCCAGGGCTCCAATCCAGCAATTTTCCCAAGAGCCTCTGGGCCTTTAGGACCCAACCCAGCTAACTTCCCAAGGGCCACCGGCTTACAAGGTCCAAGTCCAACTACGTTCCCAAGGTCTACTGGCCCACTCGGCCCTGGTCAGGTTACTTTCCCCAGGTCAGCTCCTGGGCCTCTGGGTTCTTCTCCAGCAGGCCCCGTGGGTATCAACCCAGCTCCTTTTGCAAGACCAACAGGGAACCTGGGTCTAAACCCAACTTCCTTTCCAAGGATGAATGGCCCTGTAGCCAAGACTTTGGTCCCGTTTCCTAGAGTGGGTAGTCTCCCTGGCACAAACCCAGCTGCTTTCTCCAGACCAGGGGGTCCAATGGCTACAATGTACCCAAATGGAATGTTACCCCCTTAA